A stretch of the Pseudomonas sp. ACM7 genome encodes the following:
- the tnpB gene encoding IS66 family insertion sequence element accessory protein TnpB (TnpB, as the term is used for proteins encoded by IS66 family insertion elements, is considered an accessory protein, since TnpC, encoded by a neighboring gene, is a DDE family transposase.) — translation MMRPDAKVEKVYLYPKAVDFRKSIDGLAALVELDIKVAVFDPVLFVFLNRHRNRVKILYWERNGFCLWLKRLESERFKTSPDATDEAIVLTVQELNWLLDGFDLWRNRPHQVLTPRFVA, via the coding sequence ATGATGCGACCCGACGCCAAAGTCGAAAAGGTGTACCTCTACCCCAAGGCCGTGGACTTCCGAAAATCCATCGACGGCCTGGCCGCTCTGGTCGAGCTGGATATCAAAGTCGCGGTGTTCGACCCTGTACTTTTCGTCTTTCTGAATCGCCACCGTAACCGGGTGAAAATCCTCTACTGGGAGCGCAACGGCTTCTGCCTTTGGCTCAAGCGCCTGGAATCCGAACGCTTCAAAACATCCCCCGACGCTACCGATGAAGCCATCGTATTAACTGTTCAGGAATTGAACTGGTTGCTCGACGGTTTTGACCTGTGGCGCAATCGCCCTCATCAGGTTTTGACTCCAAGATTCGTCGCCTGA
- the rffA gene encoding dTDP-4-amino-4,6-dideoxygalactose transaminase, with product MSKNNIPFNWPHMTGKELYYIAESHFNGRLAGDGPFTKHCHNWLEQRTGCSKALLTHSCTAALEMSALLLDIEPGDEIIMPSYTFVSTANAFVLRGGVPVFVDIREDTLNLNEELIESAITNRTKAIAPVHYAGVACEMDSIMALARRHNLKVVEDAAQGVMATYKGRALGSIGDFGAYSFHETKNVISGEGGALLVNDPEMALRAEIIREKGTDRTRFFRGEVDKYTWQEVGSSFLPGELIAAFLWAQLEEADRITQARLASWDRYHKLLEPLESQGILRRPIIPEECQHNAHMYYVLLAPDINRQVVLDKFKNQEISSVFHYVPLHSSPAGQRYGRTHGDLEVTNYQSERLVRLPLWVGITEEQQLRVVEMLLC from the coding sequence ATGAGCAAAAACAATATTCCTTTTAACTGGCCACATATGACAGGAAAGGAGCTTTATTACATTGCTGAGTCTCATTTCAATGGCCGTTTAGCGGGGGACGGACCATTTACGAAGCATTGCCATAACTGGTTGGAGCAGCGCACCGGTTGTAGCAAGGCTTTGCTTACACACTCATGCACGGCGGCCTTGGAAATGTCTGCGCTGCTGCTCGACATTGAGCCGGGCGATGAAATCATCATGCCCTCATACACCTTTGTTTCCACGGCCAATGCTTTTGTATTGAGAGGGGGCGTTCCGGTTTTTGTGGATATCCGCGAAGACACGTTAAATCTCAATGAAGAACTCATCGAGTCCGCAATCACCAATCGAACCAAGGCGATTGCGCCTGTCCACTATGCGGGTGTCGCCTGCGAAATGGATAGCATCATGGCCCTCGCCAGGCGCCACAACCTCAAAGTTGTGGAAGATGCTGCGCAAGGGGTTATGGCCACCTACAAAGGACGGGCACTGGGGAGCATCGGAGACTTTGGCGCCTACAGCTTCCATGAAACAAAAAACGTCATTTCCGGTGAAGGTGGCGCCCTTTTGGTCAACGATCCAGAAATGGCCCTGCGCGCAGAAATCATCCGGGAAAAGGGTACCGACCGCACCCGATTCTTTAGAGGTGAAGTTGATAAATACACCTGGCAAGAAGTTGGCTCTTCTTTTCTTCCCGGGGAACTGATAGCCGCTTTTCTCTGGGCGCAACTGGAAGAGGCAGATCGAATCACTCAAGCGCGCCTGGCTAGTTGGGACCGATATCATAAACTGTTGGAGCCACTAGAGTCTCAGGGCATACTCCGCCGTCCCATAATCCCTGAAGAATGCCAACACAACGCTCATATGTATTACGTACTGCTAGCACCTGACATTAACCGACAAGTAGTTCTCGACAAATTTAAGAACCAGGAGATTAGTTCGGTCTTTCACTATGTCCCCCTGCATTCCTCTCCTGCTGGGCAGCGTTATGGTCGCACTCATGGTGATTTAGAAGTCACCAATTACCAATCCGAGCGCCTGGTTCGCTTGCCACTTTGGGTCGGTATTACGGAAGAACAACAACTCAGAGTGGTTGAGATGCTCTTATGCTGA